In the genome of Macrobrachium nipponense isolate FS-2020 chromosome 42, ASM1510439v2, whole genome shotgun sequence, one region contains:
- the LOC135213188 gene encoding uncharacterized protein LOC135213188 isoform X1, with protein sequence MASSETKISSQALRNFRHYHFVRHWGKKVAFMIYYYSFLDGQHKTIRDILIDNNVPLTKKFFNAQEVKNLTEKPPEELDITMLNRISQTLWERGVNDPGGDLKGLMKTIKDERNFVSHEEVALSNTDLENKLQGFQTTLQETLDKTKLLFPCHGSEIDQLKAEIQVAALELLRKIREKYDPSVPEDVQNLQEEIEQFGRELSEYILKLSREELLRLYVDLCQILPFDWLAQYDITEPCNIMVSLNVEENMEFHGRRRGNAGIVVDQKQILAIKDPIDPKVVIISGDAGSGKTTILCSIVERWHKNTMDMPELSSFQIVLYMQFRNHSHDNFDDYLKGLLPQTVFLYTFCQVKSTVIGSKCLILCDGYDEANEKSKKFFREILALNFKDVKIVVTTRPMNTQTLTDIVNKGKRSRINLKVLGLQKQDMNLLTERLIGYLVRDDVSQKEALKKELLQKIEEINPKTKVILQTPLYFNLFILLYIECPDIRNEMYTQSSLHLQLKEHMTKRLSNKTGISIESLKKFDALYRKWSLKYYNEEKYEWSETDVINLQKEISCQEVIQNFDAIMSSYFCIKHTKEQLEIKKVFCYRHRSEQEFAVAVNICDDIITREGQQEGNIIEDVLRSKGFQIVQMIADQASVFRRLRNVISFIPGILYSTDRDVLYKRINDIHEFFVSYCISSDTHYYLLVPYIETRLDNKILESLVSVMAVKNLKDYLHFGVADIFSILPPLLSKVRLKRIAFADAPKDLSEVNETLHVASQHGINTEFILQIYLDDYPQFSGLVLHPVDQLRLIIYYNKGVDLESFVLFLSWRHQRNCM encoded by the exons ATGGCTTCGTCAGAAACGAAAATTTCCTCACAAGCGCTTAGAAATTTCAGACATTACCATTTTGTGAGGCACTGGGGAAAGAAGGTGGCGTTTATGATCTATTACTATAGTTTTCTCGACGGACAACATAAAACGATCCGCGATATTCTGATCGATAACAATGTACCACTGACGAAGAAATTTTTCAACGCCCAGGAAGTGAAAAATCTAACAGAGAAGCCGCCAGAGGAGTTGGACATCACGATGTTGAATAGGATCAGCCAGACTCTTTGGGAAAGAGGGGTGAATGACCCTGGTGGAGACCTCAAAGGATTAATGAAAACTATAAAAGATGAGAGGAACTTTGTCAGCCATGAAGAGGTGGCGCTGTCAAATACAGATCTAGAAAATAAACTTCAAGGCTTTCAGACAACACTCCAGGAAACTCTTGATAAAACCAAACTTCTCTTTCCATGCCATGGCTCAGAAATTGACCAGCTTAAAGCAGAGATCCAAGTTGCTGCTCTAGAGCTGCTAAGGAAGATCCGTGAGAAATATGATCCCTCAGTCCCAGAGGATGTGCAAAATCTTCAAGAAGAAATAGAGCAGTTTGGAAGAGAGCTTTCTGAATATATACTTAAACTATCTCGAGAAGAGCTCCTGCGTCTTTATGTAGACCTCTGTCAGATTTTGCCCTTTGACTGGCTGGCCCAGTATGATATCACAGAACCATGTAACATCATGGTCTCTTTGAATGTGGAGGAAAATATGGAGTTTCATGGGCGTCGCCGTGGCAACGCAGGTATCGTTGTAGATCAAAAGCAAATTTTAGCAATTAAAGACCCAATTGACCCTAAAGTTGTGATTATATCTGGTGATGCAGGTTCAGGAAAGACCACAATCCTTTGCTCCATTGTAGAGAGATGGCATAAGAACACAATGGATATGCCAGAACTCTCTTCCTTCCAAATTGTACTCTATATGCAGTTTAGAAACCATAGCCATGACAACTTTGATGACTACCTTAAAGGGTTGCTTCCACAAACTGTATTTCTGTACACTTTCTGTCAAGTCAAGTCTACAGTCATTGGTTCTAAATGTCTAATCTTATGTGATGGGTATGATGAAGCCAATGAAAAGTCTAAAAAGTTCTTCAGAGAAATATTAGCTCTTAATTTTAAAGATGTGAAGATTGTTGTCACAACACGTCCAATGAATACTCAGACACTAACAGATATTGTGAACAAAGGAAAACGTTCCAGAATCAACCTAAAAGTTTTAGGTTTGCAAAAACAGGATATGAACTTACTCACAGAACGACTCATTGGCTATCTAGTGAGGGATGATGTCAGCCAAAAGGAAGCACTGAAAAAAGAACTGCTTCAGAAGATAGAGGAAATTAACCCTAAAACTAAAGTAATCTTGCAAACGCCTCTGTATTTTAACCTGTTCATTCTTCTTTACATTGAATGTCCAGATATAAGGAATGAAATGTATACCCAGTCATCACTTCATTTGCAGTTGAAAGAGCACATGACCAAGAGACTCTCCAACAAGACAGGAATCTCTATTGAATCACTGAAGAAATTTGATGCACTGTACAGAAAATGGTCTCTGAAATATTACAATGAGGAAAAATATGAATGGTCTGAGACCGATGTGATAAACTTGCAAAAGGAGATTAGCTGTCAAGAGGTAATTCAAAACTTTGATGCCATCATGTCGTCTTATTTTTGTATAAAACACACCAAAGAGCAGCTCGAAATTAAAAAGGTTTTCTGCTACAGACACAGAAGTGAACAGGAGTTTGCAGTTGCTGTCAACATCTGTGATGACATCATCACAAGGGAAGGCCAGCAAGAGGGAAACATTATTGAAGATGTGCTGCGGTCAAAAGGATTTCAGATTGTACAAATGATTGCAGATCAAGCCTCCGTGTTCAGGAGATTAAGGAATGTCATTTCATTCATACCAGGAATCCTTTATAGTACAGATAGAGACGTTTTGTACAAGAGAATCAATGACATTCATGAATTCTTTGTATCATACTGCATCTCTAGTGATACACATTATTATCTGTTGGTTCCATATATTGAAACTAGATTAGATAATAAAATTCTGGAATCGCTTGTTTCAGTGATGGCAGTAAAGAATCTAAAGGACTATTTACATTTTGGAGTAGCTGATATCTTTTCTATCCTACCGCCCTTACTGTCTAAGGTGCGGCTTAAACGCATTGCGTTTGCAGATGCACCGAAAGATCTCTCTGAAGTCAATGAAACACTGCATGTGGCCAGCCAGCACGGTATTAATACAGAGTTTATTCTGCAGATATATCTAGATGACTATCCACAGTTTTCAGGACTGGTTCTGCATCCAGTGGATCAGTTAC GATTGATCATCTACTATAATAAAGGCGTAGACTTGGAGAGCTTTGTCCTGTTCCTCTCATGGCGTCACCAAAGGAATTGTATGTGA
- the LOC135213188 gene encoding uncharacterized protein LOC135213188 isoform X2, protein MASSETKISSQALRNFRHYHFVRHWGKKVAFMIYYYSFLDGQHKTIRDILIDNNVPLTKKFFNAQEVKNLTEKPPEELDITMLNRISQTLWERGVNDPGGDLKGLMKTIKDERNFVSHEEVALSNTDLENKLQGFQTTLQETLDKTKLLFPCHGSEIDQLKAEIQVAALELLRKIREKYDPSVPEDVQNLQEEIEQFGRELSEYILKLSREELLRLYVDLCQILPFDWLAQYDITEPCNIMVSLNVEENMEFHGRRRGNAGIVVDQKQILAIKDPIDPKVVIISGDAGSGKTTILCSIVERWHKNTMDMPELSSFQIVLYMQFRNHSHDNFDDYLKGLLPQTVFLYTFCQVKSTVIGSKCLILCDGYDEANEKSKKFFREILALNFKDVKIVVTTRPMNTQTLTDIVNKGKRSRINLKVLGLQKQDMNLLTERLIGYLVRDDVSQKEALKKELLQKIEEINPKTKVILQTPLYFNLFILLYIECPDIRNEMYTQSSLHLQLKEHMTKRLSNKTGISIESLKKFDALYRKWSLKYYNEEKYEWSETDVINLQKEISCQEVIQNFDAIMSSYFCIKHTKEQLEIKKVFCYRHRSEQEFAVAVNICDDIITREGQQEGNIIEDVLRSKGFQIVQMIADQASVFRRLRNVISFIPGILYSTDRDVLYKRINDIHEFFVSYCISSDTHYYLLVPYIETRLDNKILESLVSVMAVKNLKDYLHFGVADIFSILPPLLSKVRLKRIAFADAPKDLSEVNETLHVASQHGINTEFILQIYLDDYPQFSGLVLHPVDQLRKIDHLL, encoded by the exons ATGGCTTCGTCAGAAACGAAAATTTCCTCACAAGCGCTTAGAAATTTCAGACATTACCATTTTGTGAGGCACTGGGGAAAGAAGGTGGCGTTTATGATCTATTACTATAGTTTTCTCGACGGACAACATAAAACGATCCGCGATATTCTGATCGATAACAATGTACCACTGACGAAGAAATTTTTCAACGCCCAGGAAGTGAAAAATCTAACAGAGAAGCCGCCAGAGGAGTTGGACATCACGATGTTGAATAGGATCAGCCAGACTCTTTGGGAAAGAGGGGTGAATGACCCTGGTGGAGACCTCAAAGGATTAATGAAAACTATAAAAGATGAGAGGAACTTTGTCAGCCATGAAGAGGTGGCGCTGTCAAATACAGATCTAGAAAATAAACTTCAAGGCTTTCAGACAACACTCCAGGAAACTCTTGATAAAACCAAACTTCTCTTTCCATGCCATGGCTCAGAAATTGACCAGCTTAAAGCAGAGATCCAAGTTGCTGCTCTAGAGCTGCTAAGGAAGATCCGTGAGAAATATGATCCCTCAGTCCCAGAGGATGTGCAAAATCTTCAAGAAGAAATAGAGCAGTTTGGAAGAGAGCTTTCTGAATATATACTTAAACTATCTCGAGAAGAGCTCCTGCGTCTTTATGTAGACCTCTGTCAGATTTTGCCCTTTGACTGGCTGGCCCAGTATGATATCACAGAACCATGTAACATCATGGTCTCTTTGAATGTGGAGGAAAATATGGAGTTTCATGGGCGTCGCCGTGGCAACGCAGGTATCGTTGTAGATCAAAAGCAAATTTTAGCAATTAAAGACCCAATTGACCCTAAAGTTGTGATTATATCTGGTGATGCAGGTTCAGGAAAGACCACAATCCTTTGCTCCATTGTAGAGAGATGGCATAAGAACACAATGGATATGCCAGAACTCTCTTCCTTCCAAATTGTACTCTATATGCAGTTTAGAAACCATAGCCATGACAACTTTGATGACTACCTTAAAGGGTTGCTTCCACAAACTGTATTTCTGTACACTTTCTGTCAAGTCAAGTCTACAGTCATTGGTTCTAAATGTCTAATCTTATGTGATGGGTATGATGAAGCCAATGAAAAGTCTAAAAAGTTCTTCAGAGAAATATTAGCTCTTAATTTTAAAGATGTGAAGATTGTTGTCACAACACGTCCAATGAATACTCAGACACTAACAGATATTGTGAACAAAGGAAAACGTTCCAGAATCAACCTAAAAGTTTTAGGTTTGCAAAAACAGGATATGAACTTACTCACAGAACGACTCATTGGCTATCTAGTGAGGGATGATGTCAGCCAAAAGGAAGCACTGAAAAAAGAACTGCTTCAGAAGATAGAGGAAATTAACCCTAAAACTAAAGTAATCTTGCAAACGCCTCTGTATTTTAACCTGTTCATTCTTCTTTACATTGAATGTCCAGATATAAGGAATGAAATGTATACCCAGTCATCACTTCATTTGCAGTTGAAAGAGCACATGACCAAGAGACTCTCCAACAAGACAGGAATCTCTATTGAATCACTGAAGAAATTTGATGCACTGTACAGAAAATGGTCTCTGAAATATTACAATGAGGAAAAATATGAATGGTCTGAGACCGATGTGATAAACTTGCAAAAGGAGATTAGCTGTCAAGAGGTAATTCAAAACTTTGATGCCATCATGTCGTCTTATTTTTGTATAAAACACACCAAAGAGCAGCTCGAAATTAAAAAGGTTTTCTGCTACAGACACAGAAGTGAACAGGAGTTTGCAGTTGCTGTCAACATCTGTGATGACATCATCACAAGGGAAGGCCAGCAAGAGGGAAACATTATTGAAGATGTGCTGCGGTCAAAAGGATTTCAGATTGTACAAATGATTGCAGATCAAGCCTCCGTGTTCAGGAGATTAAGGAATGTCATTTCATTCATACCAGGAATCCTTTATAGTACAGATAGAGACGTTTTGTACAAGAGAATCAATGACATTCATGAATTCTTTGTATCATACTGCATCTCTAGTGATACACATTATTATCTGTTGGTTCCATATATTGAAACTAGATTAGATAATAAAATTCTGGAATCGCTTGTTTCAGTGATGGCAGTAAAGAATCTAAAGGACTATTTACATTTTGGAGTAGCTGATATCTTTTCTATCCTACCGCCCTTACTGTCTAAGGTGCGGCTTAAACGCATTGCGTTTGCAGATGCACCGAAAGATCTCTCTGAAGTCAATGAAACACTGCATGTGGCCAGCCAGCACGGTATTAATACAGAGTTTATTCTGCAGATATATCTAGATGACTATCCACAGTTTTCAGGACTGGTTCTGCATCCAGTGGATCAGTTACGTAA GATTGATCATCTACTATAA